The Armatimonadota bacterium genome window below encodes:
- the dapD gene encoding 2,3,4,5-tetrahydropyridine-2,6-dicarboxylate N-succinyltransferase, with protein sequence MQNYQPAIDAAWEERDSISTSSYPDGLKDAIGSVLHLLDSGRLRVCERIDGKWTTHQWIKKAVLLSFKLSNNHVSAAGPMHFYDKVPLKFENYTPAEFATHGFRVVPPATVRKGAFIGKNAVLMPSYVNVGAYIDEGTMVDTWATVGSCAQIGKNVHLSGGVGIGGVLEPIQANPVIIEDNCFIGARSEVVEGVIVEENSVLSMGVFLGMSTKILNRATGEITYGRIPAGSVVVPGSLPAKDGSHSLYCAVIVKTVDAQTRAKTALNELLRD encoded by the coding sequence ATGCAAAACTATCAGCCCGCCATTGACGCAGCCTGGGAGGAGAGAGACTCTATTTCAACTTCTAGTTATCCAGACGGGTTGAAGGACGCCATCGGAAGTGTTCTACACCTGCTCGATTCGGGCCGCCTCCGGGTTTGCGAAAGGATCGACGGAAAGTGGACGACCCACCAGTGGATCAAGAAGGCAGTCTTGCTTTCGTTCAAGCTCTCCAACAACCATGTGTCGGCGGCGGGACCGATGCACTTTTACGACAAGGTGCCGCTGAAGTTTGAGAACTACACTCCGGCTGAGTTTGCAACTCACGGCTTCCGAGTCGTGCCGCCTGCGACAGTTCGGAAAGGAGCGTTTATTGGCAAAAATGCCGTTCTGATGCCTTCCTATGTGAACGTTGGTGCTTACATCGATGAAGGGACGATGGTCGACACTTGGGCAACCGTCGGCTCGTGTGCTCAGATCGGTAAGAATGTCCACCTTAGTGGCGGAGTTGGGATCGGCGGCGTTCTGGAACCGATTCAGGCAAACCCCGTCATCATTGAAGACAACTGCTTCATCGGCGCTAGATCCGAGGTTGTTGAGGGTGTGATCGTCGAAGAAAACTCCGTTCTCTCGATGGGCGTTTTCCTCGGCATGAGCACAAAGATTCTCAACCGCGCGACCGGCGAGATCACCTACGGTCGGATTCCCGCAGGTTCGGTTGTCGTGCCAGGTTCGCTACCTGCAAAGGATGGCTCCCACTCGCTGTA
- a CDS encoding histidine phosphatase family protein: protein MLPSIRVFLVRHGQTAWNVDKRAQGHTDIPLYKVGIAQADGVGRFFANASVGLVLASDLKRAHQTALAIGGSVKTDPLLREQGFGEWEGDDYLEVRRRFIAAGDHPDVTPPRGESKRDVWNRLESIHQRLSETLFDTAVVSHGGTSSLLCARLLGGTVEMAASFKFSNGGVTEFERMADGRFRLIRYDDVSHLSQIGEKSAHGVLG from the coding sequence GTGTTACCTTCAATTCGCGTTTTCCTGGTTCGTCACGGACAGACTGCTTGGAACGTCGACAAACGCGCTCAGGGGCATACGGATATTCCTTTATATAAAGTAGGTATAGCCCAGGCCGATGGCGTCGGGCGGTTCTTTGCCAATGCTTCGGTTGGACTGGTTTTGGCGTCGGACCTTAAACGCGCTCACCAGACCGCCCTGGCAATCGGAGGCTCGGTAAAGACCGATCCACTCTTGCGAGAGCAAGGCTTCGGCGAGTGGGAGGGAGATGACTATCTTGAGGTTCGGCGTAGATTTATCGCGGCTGGCGATCACCCCGACGTGACTCCGCCCAGGGGAGAATCTAAACGAGATGTTTGGAACCGCCTGGAATCAATTCATCAAAGGCTCAGCGAGACGCTTTTTGATACGGCAGTGGTTTCACACGGCGGAACGTCCTCGTTGCTATGTGCCAGGTTGTTGGGCGGAACGGTCGAAATGGCGGCATCCTTTAAATTCTCAAATGGCGGAGTGACCGAGTTTGAACGGATGGCGGATGGACGGTTCCGGTTGATACGATACGACGATGTTTCTCATCTGAGCCAGATCGGCGAGAAGTCAGCGCATGGAGTTTTGGGTTGA
- the msrA gene encoding peptide-methionine (S)-S-oxide reductase MsrA: MDLKELVIGGGCFWCVEAVLEDLKGVEKVESGYAGGHVFPVTYEEVCTGRTGAAEVVKVFYHSDEISSADILKMFFVSHDPTTLNRQGPDSGTQYRSVIFYSSSEEKKLAENVIKEITAEKLYSNKIVTTIEPLTNYQRAEEYHQNYFAKYEKASEAEKSKMNAGYCAYVVSPKVTKFRQKYASKLKKG; the protein is encoded by the coding sequence ATGGATTTGAAAGAATTAGTGATTGGCGGTGGTTGCTTCTGGTGCGTTGAAGCAGTGCTGGAAGACCTGAAGGGCGTTGAGAAGGTCGAAAGCGGCTACGCCGGCGGGCACGTTTTCCCAGTGACCTATGAAGAGGTCTGTACCGGTCGAACTGGCGCCGCGGAAGTCGTCAAGGTCTTCTACCACTCCGATGAAATCTCCTCGGCGGACATCCTGAAAATGTTCTTCGTCTCGCACGACCCGACCACACTGAACCGCCAAGGCCCGGACTCAGGCACCCAGTACCGCTCGGTGATTTTCTATTCCTCGAGTGAAGAAAAGAAGCTCGCCGAGAACGTGATCAAGGAGATCACGGCTGAGAAGCTCTACTCCAATAAGATCGTAACGACGATTGAACCGCTAACGAACTACCAGCGTGCCGAAGAGTATCACCAGAACTATTTCGCCAAATATGAGAAGGCTTCTGAAGCAGAGAAGTCAAAGATGAACGCTGGTTACTGTGCCTACGTGGTTTCGCCGAAGGTGACGAAGTTCCGACAGAAGTACGCTTCGAAGCTGAAGAAGGGCTGA